TGCTCGATGCGAAGCCGGTAGTCGCCCCGTCCTACGGTTTTCAGCGCCGTTTCGTACGCATCCAGGACGGTCCGGTTGCCGCGATCACCGATCGCATGCACGCACGTTTGGAATCCGTGGGCAAGCGCGCGCGTCGCTACGTCGGTGATATGGGCTTGCGTGATGAGTAGCAGCCCGCTGTTTGACGGATCGTCGGAGTACGGTTGCAGCAGAGCGGCCCCGCGTGACCCCAGCGCTCCATCCGAGAACATCTTGATTGCGCGCACCGAGAGGCGCCCATCATACGCGCCGTGCACGGGGCCTTTCTCGAGATGCGACGCGATAAGCTCGGCATCGTCGGAGAGCATCGCGTGAATGCGAATCGGGAGCTGGTTTGCGCGCGCAAGCTCCTCGAAGACTGCAAGTGCAGCACCCGTAGTGTTCGCTTCGCCGATCGCCGTCACGCCGAAACGGCCGGCTTCGGTGCATGCTGCGCGCGCCCATCGTACCAGCTGATCGTGCGACGGCGCGGGCTCGACGGAGTAAATCAAGCGCATCGCATTGTCGATGAAGACGCCGGTTGGATTGCCGCTCACGTCGCGAAGAATGCGGCCTCCCACCGGATCCCGTGTTGCCTTCGTAATACGCGCGACGCGCATCGCTTCGGCATTGACCAGAACTGCATGCCCGTCGACACGCTCCAGAAGCACGGGACGATTGGGAATCGCCGCGCTAAGCGCATCGTGGGTCGGAAAAGCTTTGCCGGGCCAAAGGTTTTGATCCCAGCCGCCTCCGACGATCCACATATCGGGGGACGCATTGGCAAATGCAACCGTTCGACGTACGACTTCGTCAAACGACGTAACGTGATACAGATCGACTTCATGCAACGCTTGGCCGACTGCCGTGAGATGCATATGGGCGTCAATGATTCCGGGCAAGATCGTCGCGTCGCCGAAATCGATGACTTCCGTTTTGGAACCACGCAGTGCGGCTGCGCCGTCGAGCGAGCCCACGTAGACGAAGCGGCCGTTGCGGACTGCGAACGCGGTTGCGCGCGCAGAAGCCGGCTCAACGGTATGAATCGTTTGCGCGCTCACGATCAAATCTGCATGCGCATCAGCTGCTTGCGCGGCGCGCGCAAGCATCGGCGTTCCAAGCGCCGTGAGCGATGCTTCCAGGAATCCGCGTCTACGCATCCGGTGCCATTCTCCGGGCGGACTGAAAATGCCTGAACGAAATCGCGTTACGCCCTACGGCGAGATCATCGTGACGCCGCTGCGCGGAAACTGGCTCGGAAATCGGGGCTGTATCCACCGCGGGTATGACATCATACGACCCTGGGCGAGCAAGCATTGGATAACGTGCGTGCTCGAATACAAAGGCTGGGTCGCGCCGAAATGGGTACCCGGACGTTGGACGGCGCTCTTCTTTTACGACGAAGCGCTGGCGCTCGCAGCCGGCCACCGTCCGTGTGCACTCTGTCGCCGCTCGGATTACAACCGGTTTGTCGCGGCGTTCGGAATTCGGGGCGCCAATCCGATCGACGAACGCCTGCACGCCGAGCGTCTCGATCAACGCCGCAAACGTTTGCACTCTTTTCTGTGGCGTGAGCTGCCGGCGGGCGCCTACGTCGAGATCGACCGCATGCCGCACGTCGTGCTCGGTGATGCGATCCTCCCGTGGTCGCCGGAGCACGGATACGGCGCACCACGCGAGCGGCCACGCTCCGGCGAAGCTCGACTGATTACACCGCCCTCCATTGTCGCTGCGATTCTGTCCGGATACGCGCCGCAAATCGGAGGACCGTCCAAGAACGAGCGGTAAGGTCGCGCCGATGGAGACTGCGCAAACTGGGATTTTTGCGTTAGGCGATGCCGCGCACGGATTTTTTGAATTCACGTTGCGGCCCGGGGCCGATGCAGCTGCAGTTGCGACGGCGCTCGTCGCAGTGCGCGAGCCGCGCTCGACGGTCGGCGGTGCAAATCGCGTCATCGGTTTCCGCCCATCATTGTGGAGTAAGCTTGCGCCGAAGGATGCACCCAAGGATGTTCGCGATTTCGAGGTGATCCACGGCGCTGCCGGTTACAGCATGCCCGCAACTCAAGCCGACATTTGGGCCTGGTTCTCGGCTGCAAGCTACGACGTCGTATTCGACATGGGAACGGAAGCCGTCGCCTCGATCGCGCAAGACGCCGAGCTGACGCGCGAAATCCGCGGCTGGTCGTATCGACATAATCGCGATCTCACCGGTTTCGAAGATGGAACCGAGAACCCGACGCTCGATGCCGCGCCGGAAATCGTCGTTATGAACGATGGCCCCGGTGCGGGCGGCAGCGTTCTGCTCTTTCAGATGTGGCAACATCGGCCAAACGCGTTTTCGGATCTGCCACAGGCGAAACAAGAGGGCGTCATCGGCCGCACAAAGCCCGATAGCGTCGAGTTCGATGAGGCGAAAATGCCGGCGGATTCTCACGTGTCGCGCACGACGCTCGACGTCGGCGGAAAAGAGCTCAAGATCTTCCGGCGCAACGTTCCGTACGGAACCGTTTCCGATCACGGCACGTTGTTCATCGGGTTCTGCGCGCAGCAAATGCCGCTGCAAAAGATGCTCGAGCAAATGGCCGGCATCGGCGGTCCGCGTGACGCGCTAACGCTTTATACGGAGGCCCTCACGGGAGCGTACTATTTTATCCCTTCAGTGCAGGCGTTGCGGCGGTTTTGCCCGCCCGATGACGATTAGCCGCCCGAATTTTCTTTTGCAGCCGGATCAACCGGCCGTCTTCGAGCAGCTCCACGTCATCGACGAGCGCGCGCATGATGCCGAGGCCCATGTCGCGCGCATCGAGCGGACGCTCGAGCCTATTCGGCAGCATCGCGGCGCGCGCACGGCCTTCGATCTCGATCTGAAGCATCGAGTCTTCTAAGCTGCAACGCAGCTCGAAGAAGGTTTCCTGTGCGAAGCCGTGTTCGACGGCGTTCGTCAGTGCTTCACCAATCGCGCTTTCGAGATCGGACTCGGTACGCGCGTCAAGATGAAGAAGTGCGAGATAAACGCGGAAGGCTTGTCGTGCCCGCGTTGCGTGTCGCGGTGTACACGGGAAGCGTACGTTGAGCGGTTGAGGAACCATACCTGTTACACCCGTGCGACAAGGTTCGCTACGGGACGACAAAATGACTCGGTGACGCCTAGCACAAAGTTAACCGTGAGCGAGCGCAACAATGCCCACCAGCATGAGTGCAGCCGCCATCAGCCGTTGGTGCGCGCGATCACGTTCCTTGAAGAACATGATTCCGAAGAACGTCCCGAACATGATGCTGAGCTCGCGCGCAGGCGCGACGTAGATCACCGGCGTCCACGTCAGTGCCCATAGGACCAGCAGATAGGCGAGAGGCGAGAGCACGGCGATCCCCGCGGCTTCGAACAGATGCTCGCGATATGCAGCGCGAACCTCATCCCAGCGGCGCATCGCGACTGGCGTCATCAATATGAACCGCACGAGATTTCCGCCCCAGTCGTATACGATCGGCGAAAGCGCGAGCGCAGTCATCGCATGCTTGTCCCAAAGCGTGTAAACCGCAATTGATAGACCGGTCGCAACGCCGTAAAAAACGGAGGCGCGCGCATTCGCAGTGTTCATGCCGCGGAAGCTAGCCAGGAAAACGCCGGCAATAATGATCGCGATACCGGCGGCGGCAACCGGCGTAGGACGCTCCCCGAAGAAAATGATTGCGGCAATCGAGGAGAGCAGCGGCCCCGTGCCGCGCGCCAACGGATACACGACCGACAGATCGCCCGCGCGATAGCCGCGCTGCAGCACGACGAAGTAAAAGAGATGCAACGCGCCGTTCCCGACGATGAATGCTAGTCCGAGCAGCGTAATCGGCCGGGGGAAAAGGAACCACACGGCGATTGCAACCGGCGCATAGATCGAGGTCGAGATCGCGAAGCTAAGCCAGATGAATGGCGAGCCACCGCTGGCGCGTTTTGCGAGAAGATTCCAAGTAGCGTGGAGGACGGCGGCGGTGAGGACAAGTCCGAGTGCGAGCGAGTTCAATCGCGGCTCAAATGTAGTGCTTCATCCTGGGCCAAATCGCTGAAAGCGGCTCGCGAATTCCGCGACAAACCATTACGGGGATATCGGTCTCCCAGCCAATCGTGTACGGCGCATTGAAGTGCGTCACCAGCTGCGCGCTCTTGAAGATATGTCTGTCAGCCCCGCAGTCGCCCGGGACGTCGATGATCACGTTTCCGCTGTAGCCGCGCGTTCCCCAAAGCCAGTACTGGTTGTGTCCGCTAATGACCGGAACGTCCGGCGTGAAAAATTCGATTGCGGAGGCTTCACCGTAGTTGCTGGCGACGACGACGGCTTGCACTCGTTCGTCCGGCGGCAACGAGTCGTAGACGTGTTTGATCGTTTCGGCAAATTGCGGCCATCCGTGCATGTCGGCCCAATCCTGGGGTAGCGGCGTCGTTTTGCGAACGTGTTCGGTCGCCAGGATACCTTGCGGCGTATGGAGCGCATGCGCGACGTACGCTTGATACGCCAAGAACGTCTGCTCCGGAAGAACCGGCAGCGAGAATGGGACGAAGATTGGTCCGAGAGCGAGCGCATACACGACGGTTGCGACACGCAGCACACTCAAGTTCATAGTCCATCGCTCGATCTGCGTACCGCCGGCCGCGATCAAGATCGGATAGATGTCGGCCGGGTAGTAATGTTTGCCGTGAAAGACGAGCATTTCGAGAATCAAGATTACGTATGCGTATCCGAGGAAGCGATTCGGCGCGTCACGGAGGAGCCAAACGAGTCCGATCACCCAAACGGGAAACAGAAATAGGTTCGTGATCAATATCTGCTGGACGAGATAGAGTCCCGGACCTGCGACGATGTTCTTGCCGTGCTCTCCGGCTTCGAGCAATTCCCACATCGGAAATCCGTAATGCGCTTGCCACAGGAAAGCGGGTAGCGCAAGGACGAGCGCGATGCATGCGCCCGCGGCGACCCACGGATTCGCGAGAATGCGCCGCTGCGGCGTAAGCACGAGCCCCAACAAGAACGCTGCGAGCAAGAAGAGGACGCTATACTTGCTCTCGATCGAGAGCCCGGCAACGAGGCCGAACAACATCCACAATCGGGGATCGGCGCCCTTGATGATACGTACGATGAAGAGTGCGAGCAGCGGCCACGTCCACAGGCCGACTTCGTCGGGACCAACTTTCATGCCGAAGCTCATCAGGACGCCCGTGAACAGAAACGTGATCGCCGCCAGCGTTTGGCCGAACGGACCCGCGCCAAATTCCTCGGCTAATAAGCACGTGACGTAGACGCCGCCCGCCGCAAACAATGCCGGTACGATACGCAGCAGAAAGAGCGAGTGGCCGAAGATTTGGGTGCCGGCAGACAACAGCGGGACGATGGGCGGCTGATCGACATAACCCCACTGCGGATGCCGGCCGCAGATGATGAAATACAGCTCGTCCCGGAAGAATCCATAATGGGCATTACCTATGGCGTGGACGAGGAAAACGACGACCGATGAGATAACGGCGACGCTAAGATGATGGCGCTGCCGGCTCCCGAGGCCCTGAAAGCTCATTGGTGGGCACTGCTCTTGCGCGGAATCATCGCACTCCTTTTTGGAGCGCTGTGCTTCGTTTTGACCGGCGCGGCGATTTTCGCGCTTGTCATCTGGATCGGCGCGTTCTTCGTCATCGACGGAGTGCTGATGATCGTGGGCGCCGTACGAAGCGCATCGGCGTCGAATATGGGCCACTGGTTGTGGCAGCTGATCGGCGGCATCGCCGGCGTCGTAGCCGGCGTCTTGACGTTTTTCTGGCCGGGCATCACCGCCTTTACTCTGGGAATCTTCATCGGCGCTTGGGCGCTCGTCACCGGCGTCTTTGAGTTGATGACGGCCGTACGTTTGCGCTCGGCGTTGCCAAATGAGTGGCTTTGGATTCTCAACGGCGTCCTATCGGTGCTCTTTGGTTTGTTCGTCTTCGTCTTTCCGGGCGCGGGGCTGGTTGCCGTCGTGTACGTGCTGGGATTCTACGCGATTCTCGCCGGTATCGCGATGATCACGCTCTCGTTCCAGCTGAAAAAGGTCGCATAGCTCAACCTCCCGACATCGCGCCGATAATGAAGAACGGCTCGTCGCCGGTCACTACGGCATCGGGGAGGGGCGTATCCGGCGAATCGTGTGAGATATCGCGCTCGCACGCAAAAAAGCGAACGTACGCGCGGCGTTTGCGCGTAACGTGATCGCGAATCGCGCCGCGTAACGCCGGGAAGCGATCTTCGATTGCGTCGAGTACGGTACTCGGCGTGGCGCCGCTACCGGCTTCGATTACGACTTCGCCGTTGACGCGCGCCAGCGTGCGTAAGTGCGCCGGCAGTACGACGCGGATCACGGCAGCGTCTGTACCTCGACGGAAAGGACGGCGGGCAGATCGTGCGCGATCGCCTTCCAACTATCGCCGGCATCGGGCGAAACGTAGAGCTGTCCGCCGGTCGTTCCGAAATATACGCCGCACTCATCGAGCGAATCGACCGCCATCGCGTCGCGCAGAACGTTCACATAACAGTTGCTTTGAGGTAAGCCTCTGGTCAGCTCTTCCCATTCATTTCCACCCGAACGGCTGCGATAGACGCGCAACTTTCCTTCGAGTGGGTAGTGTTCCGAATCGCTCTTGATCGGAACGACGTAAATCGTCTCCGGTTCGTGCGCGTGCACGTCGATGCAGAAGCCGAAGTCGGTCGGAAGGTTACCGCTGACTTCGTGCCAGACGTCGCCGCCGTCATTCGAGCGCATCACGTCCCAATGCTTCTGCATGTACAACACGTCGGGACGGGTGCGGTGCATCGCAAGCCGATGCACGCAATGTCCGACCTCCGCATCCCGATCGGGGATTTGCTCGGAACGTAAGCCCTTGTTGATCGGTTGCCAGGTTGTGCCTCCGTCCGTCGTGCGAAACGCACCCGCGGCCGAGATCGCGACGAACATGCGCTTCGGATTCTTCGGGTCGATCAGAACGGTATGCAGGCACATTCCGCCGGCGCCGGGTTGCCAGCTCGAACCGGTGGTATGCGTGCGAAGTCCGGAGAGCTCGCTCCAATTCGTGCCCCCGTCGGTCGATTTGAAAAGCGCCGCATCCTCAACGCCGGCGTAGATCGTTTCCGGATCCTCGAGCGACGGTTCAATGTGCCAAACGCGCGCAAACTCCCATGGATGCGGCGTGCCGTCATACCATTGATGCGTTCCGGGAACTCCGTCGTAAACGAACTTGTTTCCGATCGTGTCCCACGTTGCGCCGCCGTCATTCGAGCGTTGAATCTGTTGACCGAACCATGTCGACGTTTGCGACGCCCACAATCGATTCGGATCAGCCGGCGAACCCTTGACGTGATAGATCTCCCAGCCGCCGAAGAACGGTCCAGAGACGGTCCAATCGGCGCGTTTACCGTCGGCGGTTAGAACGAATGCGCCCTTGCGCGTTCCAACCAGTACGCGTACCTTGCTCACACCGGTGCTCCGTTTCTTGCGATGATTTGCATGCCGGCGGCTTGTACGGACGGCGTGCCCGTAAGCCCCAGCGTGACGTCAAGCTCTTTGCGCAGAATTTGGATCGCCTTGGTAACGCCGGCTTCGCCGCCGGCCCCGAGTCCGTAGAGGAACGCGCGGCCGATCATGCACGAACGCGCACCGAACGCGAGCGCGCGCAAAATATCTTGGCCGGAACGTATTCCACCGTCGAACATGACCTCGATCTCACTACCAACGGCCTGCGCTACCGGCTGCAGCGCCGAGATCGACGACGTCGTACCGTCGAGCTGACGGCCGCCGTGATTGGAAACGATGATCGCCGACGCGCCCGTCTTCGCCGCGGTTTTCGCATCCTCGACGTCGAGGATACCCTTGAGCACGATCTTGCCGGGCCACAGCTCGCGTATCCACTCGAGATCTTTCCAATTGAGCGAGGGATCGAATTGCTGCGAAACCCAGGCCGAAAGCGATGTGATGTCGTCCATTCCTTTGATGCGGCCTTGCAGATTGCCGAACGTCTTGCGCTTGCCGCGCAAGATGCTGATCAGCCACGACGGTTTCGTCGCAACGTCGATCAGATTTGGCAGCGTCACTTCGAGGGGAACCGTCAGACCGTTACGGATGTCATTGTGACGCTGTCCGAGCATCGTGAGATCCAGGGTGACGACGAGCGCGCTGCACTTGGCTGCGATGGCGCGTGCGATCAGGTCGCGCACGAATCCGCGATCG
Above is a genomic segment from Candidatus Baltobacteraceae bacterium containing:
- a CDS encoding amidohydrolase gives rise to the protein MRRRGFLEASLTALGTPMLARAAQAADAHADLIVSAQTIHTVEPASARATAFAVRNGRFVYVGSLDGAAALRGSKTEVIDFGDATILPGIIDAHMHLTAVGQALHEVDLYHVTSFDEVVRRTVAFANASPDMWIVGGGWDQNLWPGKAFPTHDALSAAIPNRPVLLERVDGHAVLVNAEAMRVARITKATRDPVGGRILRDVSGNPTGVFIDNAMRLIYSVEPAPSHDQLVRWARAACTEAGRFGVTAIGEANTTGAALAVFEELARANQLPIRIHAMLSDDAELIASHLEKGPVHGAYDGRLSVRAIKMFSDGALGSRGAALLQPYSDDPSNSGLLLITQAHITDVATRALAHGFQTCVHAIGDRGNRTVLDAYETALKTVGRGDYRLRIEHAQVLSPQDIPRFKALGIIPSMQTTHQISDMGWAQDRLGPERIRGAYAWRSLLNTGVIIANGTDAPVEPVNTLRTFHSAISRQNGENVPSGGWYPAQRMSRDEALRSMTIWAAHANFSEGAIGSIAAGKYADFVVMDQDWMKVAPESVMQTRIRATYSSGHKVYDGLLDAANGIPTRPRRYARGISTCSCGAASG
- a CDS encoding Dyp-type peroxidase: METAQTGIFALGDAAHGFFEFTLRPGADAAAVATALVAVREPRSTVGGANRVIGFRPSLWSKLAPKDAPKDVRDFEVIHGAAGYSMPATQADIWAWFSAASYDVVFDMGTEAVASIAQDAELTREIRGWSYRHNRDLTGFEDGTENPTLDAAPEIVVMNDGPGAGGSVLLFQMWQHRPNAFSDLPQAKQEGVIGRTKPDSVEFDEAKMPADSHVSRTTLDVGGKELKIFRRNVPYGTVSDHGTLFIGFCAQQMPLQKMLEQMAGIGGPRDALTLYTEALTGAYYFIPSVQALRRFCPPDDD
- a CDS encoding ATP-binding protein, which translates into the protein MVPQPLNVRFPCTPRHATRARQAFRVYLALLHLDARTESDLESAIGEALTNAVEHGFAQETFFELRCSLEDSMLQIEIEGRARAAMLPNRLERPLDARDMGLGIMRALVDDVELLEDGRLIRLQKKIRAANRHRAGKTAATPALKG
- a CDS encoding DMT family transporter, yielding MNSLALGLVLTAAVLHATWNLLAKRASGGSPFIWLSFAISTSIYAPVAIAVWFLFPRPITLLGLAFIVGNGALHLFYFVVLQRGYRAGDLSVVYPLARGTGPLLSSIAAIIFFGERPTPVAAAGIAIIIAGVFLASFRGMNTANARASVFYGVATGLSIAVYTLWDKHAMTALALSPIVYDWGGNLVRFILMTPVAMRRWDEVRAAYREHLFEAAGIAVLSPLAYLLVLWALTWTPVIYVAPARELSIMFGTFFGIMFFKERDRAHQRLMAAALMLVGIVALAHG
- a CDS encoding glycosyltransferase family 39 protein — encoded protein: MSFQGLGSRQRHHLSVAVISSVVVFLVHAIGNAHYGFFRDELYFIICGRHPQWGYVDQPPIVPLLSAGTQIFGHSLFLLRIVPALFAAGGVYVTCLLAEEFGAGPFGQTLAAITFLFTGVLMSFGMKVGPDEVGLWTWPLLALFIVRIIKGADPRLWMLFGLVAGLSIESKYSVLFLLAAFLLGLVLTPQRRILANPWVAAGACIALVLALPAFLWQAHYGFPMWELLEAGEHGKNIVAGPGLYLVQQILITNLFLFPVWVIGLVWLLRDAPNRFLGYAYVILILEMLVFHGKHYYPADIYPILIAAGGTQIERWTMNLSVLRVATVVYALALGPIFVPFSLPVLPEQTFLAYQAYVAHALHTPQGILATEHVRKTTPLPQDWADMHGWPQFAETIKHVYDSLPPDERVQAVVVASNYGEASAIEFFTPDVPVISGHNQYWLWGTRGYSGNVIIDVPGDCGADRHIFKSAQLVTHFNAPYTIGWETDIPVMVCRGIREPLSAIWPRMKHYI
- a CDS encoding DUF308 domain-containing protein; this encodes MMALPAPEALKAHWWALLLRGIIALLFGALCFVLTGAAIFALVIWIGAFFVIDGVLMIVGAVRSASASNMGHWLWQLIGGIAGVVAGVLTFFWPGITAFTLGIFIGAWALVTGVFELMTAVRLRSALPNEWLWILNGVLSVLFGLFVFVFPGAGLVAVVYVLGFYAILAGIAMITLSFQLKKVA
- a CDS encoding MoaD/ThiS family protein, producing MIRVVLPAHLRTLARVNGEVVIEAGSGATPSTVLDAIEDRFPALRGAIRDHVTRKRRAYVRFFACERDISHDSPDTPLPDAVVTGDEPFFIIGAMSGG
- a CDS encoding sialidase family protein encodes the protein MSKVRVLVGTRKGAFVLTADGKRADWTVSGPFFGGWEIYHVKGSPADPNRLWASQTSTWFGQQIQRSNDGGATWDTIGNKFVYDGVPGTHQWYDGTPHPWEFARVWHIEPSLEDPETIYAGVEDAALFKSTDGGTNWSELSGLRTHTTGSSWQPGAGGMCLHTVLIDPKNPKRMFVAISAAGAFRTTDGGTTWQPINKGLRSEQIPDRDAEVGHCVHRLAMHRTRPDVLYMQKHWDVMRSNDGGDVWHEVSGNLPTDFGFCIDVHAHEPETIYVVPIKSDSEHYPLEGKLRVYRSRSGGNEWEELTRGLPQSNCYVNVLRDAMAVDSLDECGVYFGTTGGQLYVSPDAGDSWKAIAHDLPAVLSVEVQTLP
- a CDS encoding alpha-hydroxy acid oxidase — its product is MADHLKHVACIDDLRAIAQRRVPRAFFQYADAGSYSEATLRANRDDLEAIKFRQRVGIDLTSRELGTTILGQAASLPLVLAPIGICGMQYGDGEILAARAAQAAGIPFTLSTMSVCSIEDVAEAVEKPFWFQLYVMRDRGFVRDLIARAIAAKCSALVVTLDLTMLGQRHNDIRNGLTVPLEVTLPNLIDVATKPSWLISILRGKRKTFGNLQGRIKGMDDITSLSAWVSQQFDPSLNWKDLEWIRELWPGKIVLKGILDVEDAKTAAKTGASAIIVSNHGGRQLDGTTSSISALQPVAQAVGSEIEVMFDGGIRSGQDILRALAFGARSCMIGRAFLYGLGAGGEAGVTKAIQILRKELDVTLGLTGTPSVQAAGMQIIARNGAPV